The following DNA comes from Porphyromonadaceae bacterium W3.11.
CGATACCCTGCGGAACTCTCAGGGGGACAGAAACAGAGAGTAGCATTAGCAAGAGCTTTTATACAATCCCCAGACCTACTTCTGATGGACGAGCCTTTCTCTGCACTGGATATTCGGACTGGTAAAAAGAGTCGTGACTTCTTCTTAATGATGCACAAGGCATTAAATATGACTACGATCCTGGTCAGTCACAACCTAGAGGAGATTGTAGATATATGTGATCAAGTGATTGTGATGGGTGGGAGTCCTGGCCGAGTTTTGCTCCATAGTGACGATGTGAACTATAAGAAGATTTCTGAGCAGCTCAAAAACATTATGGAATGAGAGAGTCTCGCAAAATATTTTATCGTTTCATCGTTGGAGCTCTTCTCCTGAACGTGCTATGGTGGTTAGCCTCTATAGTAATAGACGGTAACGCCATGATCTCTCCCATTAAGGTCTATAAGGCATTGCCAGAAGTCTTAGTAGAGGGTAATATGCTACATCATCTAGGTGCTAGCATGAGGCGGTTATTCATAGGCATTCCGATAGCCTTGATACTAGGGGTATTGATCGCCTTACTAATGTTTTATTTTCGTCTGTTTGGTAAAATGATGAGTGCCTTTACCTACCTCGCCTACCCTATTCCTAAGTTAGCACTGCTGCCGATCGTTATGCTTATAGCAGGCTTAGGAGATGGAGGAAAGATTACTATGATCGTACTGATCGTCATTTTCCAAGTGATTGTTAATGTCAGAGATAGCCTCTCGAATATCCCCAAAGAATGTTTCCTCATCAGTACGTCACTCAATGCAAGTCAGATTAAGGTATTCAGGCACATCATATTGCCCGCGACACTGCCCGAAATACTTTCAACCACAAGGGTAGCGATAGGGACGGCCATCTCTGTCCTCTTTGTGACCGAGACATACGGTACAGACAAGGGCATGGGATATTTTATCATAGACTCATGGATGCGATTTAATTACATAGACATGTATAGCGGGATTATCGTCCTTAGTATGGCTGGATTTTTCCTATTCATACTCATAGATATCCTCGAACATGTACTTTGTGGATGGAAAGAGGTGACCAATTACCAACAAAATTAATTTTTATTTCAAATAATATTTTTAC
Coding sequences within:
- a CDS encoding ABC transporter permease, with protein sequence MRESRKIFYRFIVGALLLNVLWWLASIVIDGNAMISPIKVYKALPEVLVEGNMLHHLGASMRRLFIGIPIALILGVLIALLMFYFRLFGKMMSAFTYLAYPIPKLALLPIVMLIAGLGDGGKITMIVLIVIFQVIVNVRDSLSNIPKECFLISTSLNASQIKVFRHIILPATLPEILSTTRVAIGTAISVLFVTETYGTDKGMGYFIIDSWMRFNYIDMYSGIIVLSMAGFFLFILIDILEHVLCGWKEVTNYQQN